The Oscillospiraceae bacterium genomic sequence GCATCCAGCAACTGAGAAAGAGTATCGTACGGTTTTTGATTTTCCTTATCATAACGGATGAGCGGCATGAAGGAATAATCTACCGCCGCACCGGTTTGGTCAAACACCCCGGTCGGGCAAATATCATGATTTTTAATTCTGGTTTGGCAGCGTTCGATGGCCGCAATCAGCCTTTGTCGCTGTTGTTCGTCCAATTCGCCGCAGACTACATTTTGATCGCCGACTGCCTGATAGCAAAGCTCGGCACAGTTGAAAGGTGAGAGTCCCTGAACGGTGCCCAAAAACGCTTTTTCCAACAAGATGCCGGGGTTATCTTTGATCAGCGTATCGACAAATTCAGACGGGTTCAAGGTGTTAATAGACATTCTGTTTTGTTTTGGGGGCAGTTCATATTTTAAGCCCGGGAAGATCTGGCGCACAGTGCTGACATTTTCGTCGATACGCTTGACCGCATCGATAATAATTCCGTCGGAATCGAAAAAGATTAGGTTGGAGTGGCGGCCCATAAGCTCTGCCGCGGCGGTGATAGTATGAAGCTCGCCGAGTTCACTGCGGCCCGTGAAGTCCAAAAACAAAATGCGCTCCATGTCGTCCTGACGGACGGCGGTCAGTTTGGAACCGATTAAAAGCTTTCGCAGCAGCATGCATAACATCGGCGGCTGAGGGGGATTTTCATAATTCTGCTCGGTGAAATGCACACGTGCAGCGTCGGATTTACAGGTCAGTAGCAGCCGTTTTTGCCCTTCTCTGGTACGCATGGTAAACACAAGCTGATCGCGGTAGGGTTGGTAGACCTTGTCCACAAACCCGCCGACCGCGCTCTCCAACTCGCGTAAAAGTAAATGCAATAATGCGCCATCTACTGCCATGTTGTCTCCTTGAATTATATGCTTTGTAACGGGTTGCTCTCTTTGGCGAGAATAACCTCGATATCGTTGAATTTCTGTGCAAGCTTTTCTTGCAACATACCTGCGATGTGAATCTCCGTTCCGAAATGGGTGGCGTCGATCAATGATAAACCTGCCGCCCTTGCCACAATCACTTCCTCGTATTTCAACTGCGAGGTGATAAGGCAATCATAGCCCGCTTCAATGACCTGTTCGATTAAAAAGCTGCCGCTGCCTCCGCAGACAACAATCGACATTACGGGTTTTCCGCCGTCGCAGAAGACGACCGGTGAATTTAATATCTGCCCAACTTTGGCGGCGAATTCGCGCGTCGTTTGCGGAGCGAGTAGTTCGCCGCCCCAACCCTCGCAGAGCCGGTCGCCGCAGGAGCTTTGTTTTTCGGCAAAGGGGCCTTTCGGAATCAACCCGAGACGATTACAAAGCACTTTGTTTGCGCCTTCGATGTTCTCGTCAAGCGGGATGTGCACCGAGATTACGGCGATGCCAAAAGCCGCCGCAAGATAAACCGGGTTACCCGAATCAAGCTTTTTGAGCGGGTCAAAAATAATCGGATGGTGGCTGACGATTAGCTGTGCGCCAAAAGTCCTTGCCTGCCCGATCACATCGGCAGTCGCATCGAGGCAGCACATGATCTTTGTGACAGGGGTATTGATATCGCCGACTAAAAATCCGGAATTGTCGTACTCCGGCATATTCTTAAACTTCCAGACACTGTCTAGAAATTCGTATACATCTTTTATGGCGCTCATCTTTTTTTACCTCTTTTTCGCAGATTCAAAAAGAAAAAATCTATTTTCCAAACTACACCTTCGTCTCTTCGGTTATCAGTTCGCAGATATGTAAATAGGCCCGATACACGGGCTCGTTGTGTTCTATTTTTGCACCCTCGGCACGGCTTTTGGCCAGTTTGTAAACCGCTTTCAGATATGATTTTTCGGCCTCGCCGATGGGATTGAGTTTCCCTGAGATGACTTCGGGCCGATCTGCCCAGTCGGGGTTAAAAGCGATATAATCGTTCCAATCCGTCGGAGCTTTACCGCACTCTCCGGTTTGGACGGATAATACCGAATAAGCGTGTTTGGCGTCAATGACTGCGCGCTCTTTAAAAATTACACAGTTATGATCAAGCAGAAATGCCCGCAGGTGTATCGCATCAGTCTGGGGTTGTAAAATCAAGTGCTTTTTTTCATGTGTGAACCAATCGGCTTTGGCGAGAATCTCGAGGATATTCAACCCGCCCATTCCGCAGATAAAGGCGGTGTTGAATTCGTCCGCAGTGACGTTTCGAAAACCGTCAGAAAGACGGAGTTCAGTTTTTGCTTCAAGATGATATGCTTTGACCGTTGCCGCCGCCCGTTCGAGCGGACCTTCGACAACGTCACATAAAAGCGCAGACCGCGCGCTTTCGTTCATGAGTAAGAACGCCGATAAAAGCGCATGGTCCGTTCCGATGTCCGCAATCCGCTCGCACTCTCCCGCTAATGCTGCCGCGAGCGCAAGCCGTGGACTGAGTTTGAGCATTGATTTTTATTTCTGATCGAGATGGTCGTTGATCTTAGTGACCATCTCTTCTACATCGACGCCATGAACCTGACAGGCCTGCTCGAGCGTCTCGCCTCTGGCCGACGGACAACCCAGACAATGCATGCCCATTTCAAGGAAGAATGCCGCAGTCGTGCGGTCTAAATCGAGAATATCGCCGATCAGAGAATCCTTTGTAATTTTCATGATTAAAACCTCCGTATGAACTTTAAATCATTATACCAATAATCACCCTTTCTGTCAACGCAGACGGCGCATCCGTCTGCAAATTGCGTAACCGGGCAGACTGAGCAAGAGCCAAGCCGCCGCAAATGCCGGACAGATTTGCCCTGCCAGATTTCCTTTCTTTTTACTGTAGTCCCAAATCATATGCTTTTTATTGAAAATCAAGCCAATTGCAAGTTCGATTGCGGTCAATCCGAGCGCTCCCGCGATATATCGCACCCCTCTGCTGCGCAGCTTTTTTTCGACGGCGTTTAATAACAACATTGCCGAACCGCCCGCCAGTGCCATAGTAGGGTGAGTTCTTTTACGCCATAATAATTCAATCGCAGGATAAGCA encodes the following:
- a CDS encoding Nif3-like dinuclear metal center hexameric protein, with translation MSAIKDVYEFLDSVWKFKNMPEYDNSGFLVGDINTPVTKIMCCLDATADVIGQARTFGAQLIVSHHPIIFDPLKKLDSGNPVYLAAAFGIAVISVHIPLDENIEGANKVLCNRLGLIPKGPFAEKQSSCGDRLCEGWGGELLAPQTTREFAAKVGQILNSPVVFCDGGKPVMSIVVCGGSGSFLIEQVIEAGYDCLITSQLKYEEVIVARAAGLSLIDATHFGTEIHIAGMLQEKLAQKFNDIEVILAKESNPLQSI
- a CDS encoding class I SAM-dependent methyltransferase; amino-acid sequence: MLKLSPRLALAAALAGECERIADIGTDHALLSAFLLMNESARSALLCDVVEGPLERAAATVKAYHLEAKTELRLSDGFRNVTADEFNTAFICGMGGLNILEILAKADWFTHEKKHLILQPQTDAIHLRAFLLDHNCVIFKERAVIDAKHAYSVLSVQTGECGKAPTDWNDYIAFNPDWADRPEVISGKLNPIGEAEKSYLKAVYKLAKSRAEGAKIEHNEPVYRAYLHICELITEETKV
- a CDS encoding DUF1858 domain-containing protein; this encodes MKITKDSLIGDILDLDRTTAAFFLEMGMHCLGCPSARGETLEQACQVHGVDVEEMVTKINDHLDQK